One segment of Paenibacillus pabuli DNA contains the following:
- a CDS encoding phospholipase D family protein has protein sequence MPLFTTRRSSSEHQTSRRRFPYIRTALGLLILWLVAVMLYQTYKPLPAGISYESPEYRVDEVAFLHDLTYPSADGQMEHEQQIFQRMLQIVEEAEEFVVVDMFLFNNYQHKGQHFPPVSVEFTDALVAKKKQHPDMQILFITDEVNTNYNSAPNELLERMKQAGIEVVITNVDPLRDSTPVYSAVWRTFFQWFGQAGDGWIPNLMASDGPDVTMRSYLKLLNVKANHRKVVASEKKAIVSSGNIHDASAYHSNVAFEVTGPVIGDILHSEQAVLDISGEGQVPFYTAPSTDPNKGDLRIRYLTEGKVNDAVLHEIKLMEKGDTLWMGMFYIASPKVLDALLDASKRGVDIRLVLDPNENAFGQEKIGIPNRPVAAELHDKSDGRIQIRWYNTTKEQYHTKMMYIAKATGDHIVLGGSTNLTPRNMNDYNLENELWVAAPADNEFTRSVADYFERVWNNEDAEFTLNLDEFQEKTTFLKGILYKLQLILGFTTF, from the coding sequence ATGCCGTTGTTTACTACAAGGCGCTCATCATCAGAACACCAAACATCCAGACGTCGTTTTCCATACATACGAACAGCCCTTGGATTACTTATTTTATGGCTTGTGGCGGTCATGTTATATCAAACCTATAAACCACTACCCGCAGGCATTTCCTATGAAAGCCCGGAATATCGCGTAGACGAGGTCGCATTCCTTCACGATCTAACTTATCCGTCCGCAGACGGGCAGATGGAACATGAACAGCAGATTTTTCAGCGCATGCTGCAGATTGTGGAGGAGGCGGAGGAATTTGTGGTGGTGGATATGTTCCTGTTCAACAACTATCAGCATAAGGGTCAGCACTTTCCACCGGTTAGCGTAGAATTCACAGATGCTCTGGTTGCCAAAAAAAAGCAGCATCCCGACATGCAGATTCTGTTCATTACGGATGAAGTGAACACCAATTATAATTCTGCACCCAACGAACTGCTGGAGCGAATGAAGCAGGCCGGCATTGAAGTTGTGATTACCAATGTGGATCCACTCCGGGATTCGACGCCCGTATACTCGGCAGTCTGGCGTACGTTCTTCCAATGGTTTGGCCAGGCGGGTGATGGCTGGATTCCGAACCTGATGGCAAGCGACGGCCCAGACGTTACGATGCGCTCCTATCTCAAGCTGCTTAATGTTAAGGCCAATCATCGCAAGGTCGTCGCCAGCGAGAAAAAAGCGATCGTCTCCTCCGGCAATATCCATGATGCAAGTGCCTATCACTCCAATGTGGCATTTGAAGTTACAGGGCCCGTCATTGGGGATATACTCCATTCGGAACAAGCCGTACTGGACATATCAGGGGAAGGTCAGGTTCCTTTCTATACAGCTCCTTCGACGGATCCAAACAAGGGTGATCTGCGAATTCGCTATCTGACCGAAGGAAAAGTGAATGATGCCGTCCTGCATGAGATCAAGCTCATGGAGAAAGGCGATACCTTGTGGATGGGCATGTTCTACATTGCTTCTCCAAAAGTACTGGACGCGCTGCTGGATGCTTCCAAACGGGGAGTGGATATCCGGCTTGTGCTCGATCCGAATGAGAATGCCTTCGGCCAGGAGAAAATCGGTATTCCGAATCGGCCTGTAGCTGCCGAGCTGCATGACAAATCGGACGGCAGAATCCAAATCCGCTGGTACAACACAACCAAGGAACAGTATCACACCAAAATGATGTATATTGCCAAAGCCACCGGGGATCATATTGTGCTTGGCGGTTCCACCAACCTTACTCCCCGAAACATGAACGACTATAATCTTGAAAATGAACTATGGGTCGCTGCGCCTGCGGATAATGAGTTTACCCGAAGTGTGGCGGATTATTTCGAGCGAGTGTGGAATAATGAGGATGCCGAGTTCACTTTGAATCTGGATGAATTCCAGGAGAAAACCACTTTTCTGAAAGGAATTCTCTATAAACTGCAGCTCATACTGGGGTTTACCACGTTCTAA
- a CDS encoding TetR/AcrR family transcriptional regulator: protein MTAQSIRNAALFHFARDGYEGASLRAIADDVGIKKPSIYAHFSGKEDLFLQALAHAFQEVKRHTLEYFRDHADLPLEDRLKGVFPWFEQEYNASPSTRLMLRMSYFPPPGLYNEVMDIVHPFLDGMERSLNRLLQRAVRHGELPLIPTEQAAIAFMTSLDGITVEIIYGSSRRYTRRLEAAWPVFWHGIHHLNEEAQKIVPEGETSS from the coding sequence ATGACAGCACAATCCATACGAAATGCGGCCTTGTTCCACTTTGCCAGAGATGGTTATGAAGGGGCATCCCTTCGGGCTATCGCTGACGATGTAGGGATTAAGAAACCGTCCATATACGCCCATTTCAGCGGCAAGGAAGACTTGTTCCTCCAGGCACTGGCTCATGCTTTTCAAGAAGTAAAACGCCATACATTGGAATATTTCCGCGATCATGCCGACCTTCCCCTGGAAGACAGACTCAAGGGTGTGTTTCCCTGGTTCGAACAGGAATATAACGCCAGCCCTTCAACACGCTTGATGCTGCGTATGTCCTACTTCCCCCCTCCCGGGTTATACAACGAAGTCATGGACATCGTGCATCCCTTTCTTGATGGCATGGAGCGATCTCTGAACAGGCTCCTGCAGCGAGCAGTACGTCATGGCGAATTACCTTTGATTCCAACGGAACAAGCTGCCATTGCCTTTATGACTTCTCTCGATGGCATTACTGTGGAGATTATCTATGGAAGCTCACGCCGTTATACGAGACGTCTTGAAGCCGCTTGGCCTGTCTTTTGGCATGGCATTCATCATTTGAACGAAGAGGCACAGAAGATCGTGCCGGAAGGAGAAACATCATCATGA
- a CDS encoding DMT family transporter: MNRNWLYVFIGGIIEIVWVSGLKHASNLWEWALTAAAIIISFGLIIAASKRLPVGTVYAVFTGIGTAGTVLAEMLLFGEPFRLAKILLIGLLLCGVIGLKLVTDQQEEAKEGVA; encoded by the coding sequence ATGAACCGCAATTGGTTATACGTATTTATCGGAGGCATCATCGAAATTGTCTGGGTAAGCGGACTGAAACATGCCTCCAATCTATGGGAATGGGCTCTGACCGCTGCAGCCATCATCATCAGTTTCGGACTGATCATCGCAGCCTCCAAGAGATTGCCGGTGGGCACCGTATATGCCGTATTTACCGGAATCGGAACCGCAGGCACCGTGCTTGCGGAAATGCTGCTGTTCGGTGAGCCTTTCCGTTTGGCCAAAATCCTGCTGATCGGACTGCTGCTCTGTGGCGTCATCGGACTGAAACTGGTCACGGATCAACAAGAAGAAGCGAAAGAAGGTGTGGCATAA
- a CDS encoding DMT family transporter, with protein sequence MAWLAIVGAGICEIFGVIGINGASTKKGWPYIVLMLVSFVFSFSLLSYAMTSIPMGTAYAVWTGIGTVGSTLTGMFLFGERKEAKRLLFIAMILVAAVGLKLIT encoded by the coding sequence ATGGCATGGTTAGCAATCGTAGGCGCAGGCATCTGTGAAATTTTTGGCGTGATCGGAATTAACGGCGCTTCTACCAAAAAGGGCTGGCCTTATATCGTGCTTATGCTCGTTTCCTTTGTATTCAGCTTCTCGCTGCTGTCCTATGCCATGACCTCCATTCCGATGGGCACTGCCTACGCTGTCTGGACGGGCATTGGTACCGTTGGCAGCACATTAACGGGCATGTTCCTGTTCGGTGAACGCAAGGAAGCCAAAAGGCTGCTGTTCATTGCCATGATTCTGGTGGCTGCAGTCGGTTTGAAACTGATTACGTAA